A window of Trichoderma atroviride chromosome 3, complete sequence contains these coding sequences:
- a CDS encoding uncharacterized protein (EggNog:ENOG41~TransMembrane:1 (o35-59i)), whose translation MVFPLFTMPCLHDHHHQPPILHSRDSYDGQISSSAAVGLTVGITLIVVIIAAITYLWCWRQSHRHRRARRRRRSESRHRRDNQQEQANAAACGNNERPNEVDQVPQGQNAAAQNEEGPPPPAIPLTVHHHQHEDKHFHGHCHDHHDQQDDHEDGQGSPTDSDFDHRHVNYHRHRRFNRAQRIFHPQDPIAEAEDPIQPQIRLADLEAIFNGLDVPLTNDHVHVAAKEEKNGDREKKHREKRRKRHHRHHHHCHHRHRRVMIR comes from the coding sequence ATGGTCTTCCCATTGTTCACTATGCCCTGCCTCCATGACCACCACCATCAGCCCCCTATCCTTCATTCTCGCGACTCCTATGATGGACAAATATCATCCTCAGCGGCTGTTGGCCTCACCGTTGGAATCACCCTCATTGtagtcatcatcgccgccatcaccTACCTTTGGTGCTGGCGCCAAAGTCACCGCCACCGGCGAgctcggcgacgacgacgctcTGAGTCGCGCCATCGCCGCGACAACcagcaagagcaagcaaaTGCTGCTGCATGTGGAAACAATGAGAGGCCAAATGAGGTCGATCAGGTGCCTCAGGGACAGAATGCCGCTGCCCAGAATGAAGAGGGACCTCCACCACCTGCTATACCCCTGACGgttcatcaccaccagcatgAGGACAAGCATTTCCACGGTCACTGCCATGACCATCATGACCAACAAGATGATCATGAGGATGGCCAAGGCTCTCCCACGGATTCTGATTTTGACCATCGTCACGTAAActaccatcgccatcgccgtttCAACCGCGCCCAGCGGATCTTTCACCCACAAGACCCCATTGCGGAGGCTGAAGATCCAATCCAGCCACAGATTCGACTAGCGGACTTGGAGGCTATTTTCAATGGACTAGATGTACCCCTGACGAATGATCATGTTCATGTCGCtgcgaaagaagagaagaatgggGACcgtgagaagaagcacagAGAGAAACGTCGTAAGcgacaccatcgccatcaccatcactgCCACCATCGGCATAGGCGAGTGATGATTCGCTAA
- a CDS encoding uncharacterized protein (EggNog:ENOG41~SECRETED:SignalP(1-17)~MEROPS:MER0080922) → MAIRSFLTLSLALLAHARPRHVFDPEDVGTKITLPVISAPRAVEAVAGRSAGDDEDKPFHILPFPYTGNGKRAILEDDDGAAGAVTLPVPRPASRRSAGDENEDEEDKPFHILPFNEKRKLPVEEGPIGTITLPVIHAARPVLDKRAVEVQVENRSDVSYYAQLNIGTPPQTVYAQIDTGSFELWVNPDCSNVASSDRRFCQAIGVYNPRSSSSSATTDESAMLRYGIGSANVSYFKDTIALSGAPAMKQVQFGVASASVDEFSGILGIGAGEGVNTDYPNFIDALAAQGVTQTKAFSLALGSKAEEEGVIIFGGVDTAKFQGKLATLPIVPAKESPDGVARYWVRMNSIALSPPQGKATTFSQTDMTVFLDSGSTLTLLPEQVVEEIATGLGSSGMDSTGYYAINCNLASQKGTIDFAFDGVTISVPYSEVIRQVSSSPPQCYLGMMGSTEFALLGDTFLRSAYAVFDLTGNSIHLAQYANCGTKVLTITPRLCSPGPLQQLRRRQRVSCKPSRLFFLVSCPSGALKVCCVQAQRPCFKQRPAGSQPNASSIQTR, encoded by the exons ATGGCCATCCGGTCCTTTCTCACCCTCTCTCTAGCCCTGCTCGCGCACGCACGGCCAAGACACGTATTCGACCCGGAAGACGTGGGCACCAAAATCACCCTGCCGGTCATCTCAGCGCCTCGAGCAGTGGAAGCAGTAGCAGGACGAAGTGCAGgtgacgacgaagacaagCCATTTCACATCTTGCCGTTCCCGTACACGGGCAATGGCAAGCGGGCGATTttggaggatgatgacggagcAGCCGGCGCGGTGACTCTGCCAGTGCCTCGACCGGCGTCCAGGAGAAGTGCCGGAgatgagaatgaagatgaagaggacaagCCTTTCCACATCCTCCCCTTCAACGAGAAGCGGAAACTCCCCGTCGAAGAGGGCCCTATAGGAACCATCACGCTGCCAGTCATTCACGCCGCGCGCCCCGTATTGGACAAGCGAGCCGTGGAAGTGCAGGTCGAGAACCGCTCCGACGTCTCATACTACGCTCAAC TCAACATCGGAACTCCCCCCCAGACCGTCTACGCCCAAATCGACACGGGCTCCTTCGAGCTCTGGGTCAACCCCGACTGCTCCAACGTCGCCTCCTCGGACCGCCGCTTCTGCCAGGCCATTGGCGTCTACAACCCGcgctcctcgtcctcatccgcCACCACCGACGAGTCCGCCATGCTCCGCTACGGCATCGGCTCCGCCAACGTCTCGTACTTCAAGGACACCATCGCGCTGTCCGGCGCCCCGGCCATGAAGCAGGTGCAGTTCGGCGTCGCCTCGGCCAGCGTCGACGAGTTCTCCGGCATCCTCGGCATCGGCGCCGGCGAGGGCGTCAACACCGACTACCCCAACTTCATTGACGCGCTGGCCGCCCAGGGGGTCACCCAGACAAAGGCCTTTAGCCTCGCGCTGGGCAGCAaggccgaggaagagggcgtcatcatctttggcggcgtcgaCACGGCCAAGTTCCAGGGCAAGCTCGCAACGCTGCCCATTGTGCCGGCAAAGGAGTCGCCCGACGGCGTGGCGCGCTACTGGGTCAGGATGAACTCGATTGCGCTGTCGCCGCCGCAGGGCAAGGCCACGACCTTTAGCCAGACGGACATGACCGTCTTCTTGGACAGCGGCTCGACGctgacgctgctgccggagcaggtggtggaggagattGCAACGGGGCTGGGGTCGAGCGGCATGGACTCGACGGGCTACTATGCCATCAACTGCAACCTGGCGAGCCAAAAGGGAACAATCGACTTTGCCTTTGACGGCGTGACGATTTCTGTGCCGTACAGCGAGGTGATTCGCCAGGTcagctcgtcgccgccgcagtGCTACCTGGGCATGATGGGCAGCACCGAGTTTGCTCTCCTGGGCGATACCTTTTTGCGATCCGCCTATG CCGTCTTCGACCTCACCGGCAACAGCATCCACCTCGCCCAATACGCCAACTGCGGCACCAAAGTCCTGACCATCACCCCCCGACTCTGCTCTCCAGggcctctccagcagctgcggcggAGGCAGCGAGTCTCCTGCAAACCCTcccgcctcttcttcctcgtcagcTGCCCCAGCGGCGCCCTCAAAGTCTGCTGCGTCCAAGCCCAGCGCCCCTGCTTCAAGCAGCGTCCAGCCGGTTCACAGCCcaacgccagcagcatccaAACCCGCTGA
- a CDS encoding uncharacterized protein (EggNog:ENOG41) has product MSRRLLIARPGHIYLATYNSASRSLTIDLDLAVAGNPSWFAVSPADPSLLYTFDENTATTLLYKLDLAANSLTKVAERNDGSEGVCHLGLGKDGAIMVGSSWASGTMDIWNTSSGSLEFVKTVPSKDAVLDAGRVARAHQAVLDPTGRWFVVNDLGTDSLLVLDSAAAGVPIVNRVRVPDGSGPRHGVFYSSGGGDDAPATHYMLLCEKSNRVIVFALKYADESIGFTLLGSYSTFMEGDAESERTAGAAAGEIALSRDGRHVYTSNRLLNSLTETIAHFRVLEGEEGLSLELVGETSTGGKHPRMFSVSRDGGELFVGNQEGEWAVVVLKRRDDGTLEEEPVAGIRMHELVKPGGDERGPMFVLEVV; this is encoded by the coding sequence ATGTCTCGCCGCCTGCTCATTGCCCGGCCAGGCCACATCTATCTCGCAACTTACAACTCCGCTTCTCGCAGCCTCACCATCGATCTTGATCTCGCCGTCGCTGGCAATCCCTCCTGGTTCGCCGTCTCGCCTGCAGATCCAAGTCTGTTATACACCTTTGACGAAAATACAGCAACAACGTTGCTCTATAAACTTGACCTTGCGGCAAACTCTCTCACAAAGGTGGCTGAGCGAAATGACGGCAGCGAGGGCGTCTGCCATCTGGGCCTCGGCAAAGACGGCGCCATCATGGTTGGCAGCTCATGGGCCTCTGGCACGATGGATATTTGGAACACGAGCAGCGGCTCTTTGGAGTTTGTCAAGACGGTGCCGTCGAAAGATGCCGTGCTCGACGCTGGAAGAGTGGCGCGTGCTCATCAGGCCGTGCTTGATCCCACGGGCCGCTGGTTTGTCGTCAATGATCTTGGCACGGACTCTCTCCTGGTGCTGGACTCGGCGGCGGCCGGTGTGCCGATTGTGAACCGGGTCCGGGTGCCGGATGGATCAGGGCCTCGGCATGGAGTGTTTTATTCTTCTGGGGGAGGTGATGATGCACCGGCAACGCACTATATGCTTCTTTGCGAGAAGAGCAATCGTGTTATTGTGTTTGCTTTGAAGTATGCGGACGAGAGTATTGGGTTTACGCTATTGGGGAGCTATTCGACGTTTATGGAGGGTGATGCCGAGTCTGAGAGGACGGCGGGTGCTGCGGCGGGGGAGATTGCTCTTTCGAGGGATGGGAGACATGTTTATACGTCGAATCGGCTGTTGAACTCTCTGACGGAGACGATTGCTCACTTTCGGGTCCttgaaggtgaagaagggctATCGCTGGAGCTTGTGGGGGAGACGTCGACGGGAGGGAAACATCCGCGCATGTTTAGTGTGAGTAGAGACGGAGGTGAGCTGTTTGTGGGTAATCAGGAGGGTGAGTGGGCGGTTGTGGTTTTGAAGAGGCGAGATGATGGGACGTTGGAAGAGGAGCCCGTGGCGGGGATTAGGATGCATGAGCTTGTGAAGCCGGggggagatgagagaggaCCCATGTTTGTGCTGGAGGTTGTGTAA
- a CDS encoding uncharacterized protein (EggNog:ENOG41~SECRETED:SignalP(1-18)~CAZy:GH16), translating to MLRSAALAALLGAGAVLGSTSTTCSLTNKCPKESPCCSQYGECGVGAYCLGGCDPRMSFSIDSCTPEPVCKSKTLTFDSKLSSIADISNYLGDPSTADWVAQGEPAYFDGNVLLTMPKNSVGTVMATTEYMWYGNVKARFKTSRGKGVVTAFILLSDVKDEIDYEFVGVDLGTAQTNWYFQGIPDYDNSGNITSLSDTFNNFHDYEIRWTPDTIQWLVDGKVGRTVNRKDHWNATSNQWSFPQTPSRVQISIWPGGLASNAPGTIAWAGGEIDWNAQDIQKAGYFYATFESVTVDCYNATSGLGSSSGTSYTYSNIAGTNNTVIDGNKRTNLASLEGTGTDMDAGKPDTSSAASSAKGSATKSSSTPKNTQAQIPGGSNGSSGTVPGGDNGSSGSDSGSNSGSNSGSSGGSGSGSGSDSGSGSGGSTPADTSSCSSSSFNQDCSDGSSNTKSGKNAGSQTGVSSLAMVLAGAALFLF from the exons ATGCTGCGGTCTGCTGCGCTGgctgcgctgctgggcgcTGGGGCTGTCTTGGGTAGCACCAGCACGACGTGCTCGCTCACCAACAAGTGCCCCAAGGAGAGTCCCTGCTGCTCGC AATATGGCGAATGCGGCGTTGGCGCCTACTGCCTCGGCGGCTGCGACCCCCGAATGTCCTTCTCCATCGACTCGTGCACGCCCGAGCCCGTGTGCAAGTCCAAGACGCTGACGTTCGACTCCAAGCTGTCCAGCATCGCCGACATCAGCAACTACCTCGGCGACCCGTCCACCGCCGACTGGGTGGCCCAGGGCGAGCCCGCCTACTTTGACGGCAACGTGCTGCTGACCATGCCCAAGAACAGCGTCGGCACCGTCATGGCCACCACCGAGTACATGTGGTACGGAAACGTCAAGGCGCGCTTCAAGACGAGCCGCGGCAAGGGCGTCGTCACGGCCTTTATCCTGCTCTCCGACGTCAAGGACGAGATTGACTACGAGTTTGTGGGCGTCGACCTGGGCACCGCGCAGACCAACTGGTACTTTCAGGGCATTCCCGACT ACGACAACTCGGGCAACATCACCTCCCTCTCAGACACCTTCAACAACTTCCACGACTACGAAATCAGGTGGACCCCCGACACCATCCAGTGGCTCGTCGATGGCAAGGTCGGCCGCACCGTCAACCGCAAGGACCACTGGAACGCCACCTCCAACCAGTGGTCCTTCCCCCAGACTCCCTCCCGTGTCCAAATCTCCATCTGGCCCGGAGGTCTCGCCAGCAACGCCCCCGGAACCATTGCTTGGGCCGGTGGTGAGATTGACTGGAACGCCCAAGATATCCAAAAGGCCGGCTACTTCTACGCCACCTTTGAGTCCGTCACCGTCGACTGCTACAACGCCACCTCGGGGCTTGGATCCAGCTCCGGAACCAGCTACACCTACAGCAACATTGCCGGCACCAACAACACCGTCATCGACGGCAACAAGCGCACCAACCTGGCTTCTCTGGAGGGCACCGGTACCGACATGGACGCCGGCAAGCCTGACACCTCCTCGGCTGCCTCGTCTGCCAAGGGTTCCGCCACCAAGTCCAGCAGCACCCCCAAGAACACCCAGGCCCAGATCCCAGGTGGAAGTAACGGTTCCTCTGGCACGGTTCCCGGTGGTGACAATGGatccagcggcagcgacAGTGGTAGCAACAGCGGAAGCAACAGCGGCAGCTCTGGCGGCAGCGGTTCCGGCAGCGGCTCTGATTCCGGCAGCGGTTCTGGCGGCTCTACCCCTGCTGACACTTCCAGCTGCTCGTCCTCCAGCTTTAACCAAGACTGCAgtgacggcagcagcaataccaAGAGCGGCAAGAATGCTGGTTCTCAGACTGGCGTGAGCTCCCTGGCCATGGTCCTGGCCGGTGCTGCGCTGTTTTTGTTCTAA
- a CDS encoding uncharacterized protein (EggNog:ENOG41): MQQWQVGPVPDYVYSNSPHPSNDMHNHPYPADMRRNEQQRMEFPYGAQPNMAAQQQHHPTPVQPPMSVSQQPPNGPPSQQQTPTQQPAVQPPNARPRKRPAQNAAPSPATAAAPPPVPPVQGQPPAPTPPAPQAAPPSQPPPAAAEDANSAAAAVPPPAKKSRTNTPWTPQEELRLKQMRDAGNSWAEIAKTFPTRTEGSVKKHWYKDMHYAEFAEDESQALLNAIKEYENNKWKVIGQKVGKPAKACEQYAKEHFPDLFGNPKVR, translated from the exons ATGCAGCAGTGGCAAGTCGGCCCCGTGCCGGACTACGTCTACTCCAACTCCCCCCACCCGTCCAACGACATGCA TAACCATCCTTACCCGGCCGATATGCGTCGcaacgagcagcagcgcatgGAGTTTCCCTACGGCGCCCAGCCCAACATGgctgcgcagcagcaacaccaccCAACGCCAGTCCAGCCGCCCATGAGCGtatcgcagcagccgccaaaCGGCCCGCCGTCCCAGCAGCAGACGCCGACTCAGCAGCCCGCCGTCCAGCCGCCCAATGCCCGTCCCAGGAAGCGACCGGCTCAAAACGCTGCCCCTTCGCCCGCCACGGCCGCCGCTCCACCTCCCGTGCCTCCGGTCCAGGGTCAGCCTCCGGCGCCCACGCCGCCCGCTCCTCAGGCCGCGCCTCCTTCGCAGCCACCGCCCGCCGCGGCCGAGGACGCCAATTCTGCTGCCGCGGCCGTGCCTCCTcctgccaagaagagccgGACCAACACGCCCTGGACCCCCCAGGAAGAGCTGCGATTGAAGCAGATGCGAGATGCCGGAAACAGCTGGGCTGAGATTGCCAAG ACTTTCCCTACCAGAACAGAAGGCTCCGTTAAGAAGCACTGGTACAAGGATATGCACTATGCTGAGTTTGCCGAAGACGAA AGCCAGGCGCTGTTGAATGCTATAAAAGAGTACGAAAACAACAAATGGAAAGTGATAGGGCAAAAAGTCGGAAAACCAGCAAAG GCCTGCGAGCAGTATGCCAAGGAGCATTTTCCAG ATCTCTTTGGCAACCCCAAGGTGAGATGA
- a CDS encoding uncharacterized protein (EggNog:ENOG41) yields MASTLPSGPSGSQRMTRGGRAWSEQEDAFLMQTRENKMPYKQIAHQLKKTELACRLHFHQLVRNSARGRRNRGSVSSMSDLSPEMDAAASASTFRRRRAPHKRTDSDSSMSTTSSREYYLPRITESSGDSARQHIILPRPAAMPDDSAYTGRASWRPRSVAEEFAPLHDQHYQHYHHRTPSLPPQREMMPLPLPSTAADMPAHVDLPRLHAIYDAHRGAFWNHIASEYGYNTPPEMLEDAWRAGVYGGVQQYPCPLFNRPMTPVSSPEAERRHHGVDRTRISSIISGDDDACGDRR; encoded by the exons ATGGCATCGACACTGCCTTCTGGGCCTTCTGGAAGCCAAAGAATGACTCGTGGAGGACGCGCATGGAGTGAACAGGAG GATGCTTTCCTCATGCAGACTCGTGAGAACAAGATGCCGTACAAGCAGATTGCCCATCAGCTCAAGAAGACTGAGCTGGCTTGTCGGCTGCATTTCCACCAGCTAGTCCGCAACAGTGCCCGTGGCCGTCGAAACCGAGGATCAGTGTCGTCCATGTCAGACCTCTCGCCTGAAATGGATGCCGCGGCCTCTGCGTCGACTTTCCGCAGAAGACGGGCACCGCACAAAAGGACGGACAGTGACAGCTCCATGTCGACCACGTCCAGCCGTGAATACTACCTTCCGAGGATCACAGAGTCCAGCGGCGACTCTGCCAGGCAGCACATCATCCTGCCGAGACCCGCGGCCATGCCTGATGACTCTGCGTACACCGGCCGAGcatcttggcggcctcgCAGCGTGGCCGAGGAGTTTGCACCCCTTCATGACCAGCATTACCAGCATTACCACCACAGAACGCCGTCTCTGCCACCGCAAAGAGAGATGATGCCCCTCCCTCTGCCGTCGACTGCGGCCGACATGCCGGCGCACGTCGATCTCCCGCGTCTGCATGCCATCTACGACGCTCACCGCGGCGCCTTTTGGAACCACATTGCGAGCGAGTACGGCTACAACACGCCGCCGGAGATGTTGGAGGATGCGTGGAGGGCAGGTGTGTATGGCGGCGTGCAGCAGTATCCCTGTCCTTTGTTTAATCGTCCCATGACGCCTGTGAGTAGCCCCGAGGCCGAGAGGAGGCATCATGGCGTAGACAGGACGAGGATTTCGTCGATAATATCTggggatgatgatgcttgTGGTGATAGGCGGTAA